The following proteins are co-located in the Anser cygnoides isolate HZ-2024a breed goose chromosome 2, Taihu_goose_T2T_genome, whole genome shotgun sequence genome:
- the IRF4 gene encoding interferon regulatory factor 4 codes for MNLEPGECGMNSVSCGNGKLRQWLIDQIDSGKYPGLVWENDEKSIFRIPWKHAGKQDYNREEDAALFKAWALFKGKFREGIDKPDPPTWKTRLRCALNKSNDFEELVERSQLDISDPYKVYRIVPEGAKKGAKQISMEEQPLMMNHPFPITSPYTSLPSQVPNYMVPHERNWREFAPEQPHPDIPYQCASVPFTARGHHWQAPGCENGCQVTGTFYACAPPESQTPGIPIEPSIRSGEALALSDCRLHICLYYREILVKEVTTSSPEGCRISQGQSYEVSSLEQVIFPYPEDNGQRKNIEKLLSHLERGVILWMAPDGLYAKRLCQSRIYWDGPLALCSDRPNKLERDQTCKLFDTQQFLAELQAFAHHGRPLPRYQVALCFGEEFPDPQRQRKLITAHVEPMFARQLYYFAQQNSGHLLRGYDLPELVTSPEDYHRSIRHSSIQE; via the exons ATGAACTTGGAGCCGGGTGAGTGCGGGATGAACTCGGTGAGCTGCGGCAACGGGAAACTCCGCCAGTGGCTGATCGACCAGATAGATAGCGGCAAGTACCCGGGGCTGGTGTGGGAGAACGACGAGAAGAGCATCTTCCGCATCCCCTGGAAGCACGCCGGCAAGCAGGACTACAACCGCGAGGAGGATGCTGCTCTCTTCAAG GCTTGGgctctttttaaaggaaagttcAGAGAGGGCATTGATAAACCAGATCCTCCTACCTGGAAGACAAGATTAAGGTGTGCGTTGAACAAGAGTAATGACTTTGAAGAGCTGGTGGAGAGAAGCCAGCTGGACATCTCAGATCCCTATAAAGTGTACAGAATAGTGCCAGAAGGAGctaaaaaag GTGCAAAACAGATCAGCATGGAGGAGCAACCATTAATGATGAACCATCCCTTCCCAATAACATCTCCTTACACTTCACTACCATCCCAG GTACCGAACTACATGGTGCCCCATGAGCGCAACTGGAGAGAATTCGCCCCGGAGCAGCCGCACCCCGATATCCCCTACCAGTGCGCCAGCGTCCCCTTCACAGCTCGCGGTCATCACTGGCAGGCGCCCGGCTGTGAAAATG GTTGTCAGGTGACAGGAACCTTTTATGCTTGTGCCCCTCCCGAGTCCCAGACTCCTGGCATCCCGATTGAGCCAAGCATAAGGTCTGGTGAAGCCCTCGCCCTGTCAG atTGTCGACTCCACATCTGCTTATATTACCGTGAAATACTGGTAAAGGAGGTGACAACTTCTAGTCCTGAAGGCTGTAGGATATCCCAGGGCCAAAGTTATGAGGTCAGCAGCCTGGAGCAAGTTATCTTCCCCTATCCAGAGGATAACGGCCAGAGGAAGAACATAGAAAAGCTACTGAGCCACTTGGAGCGGGGAGTAATACTGTGGATGGCACCTGATGGCCTCTACGCTAAGAGACTTTGCCAAAGCAGGATCTACTGGGACGGGCCTCTGGCGCTCTGCAGTGACCGACCCAACAAGCTGGAGCGGGATCAAACATGCAAGCTCTTTGATACTCAGCAGTTTCTAGCAG aGCTTCAAGCCTTTGCTCATCATGGACGTCCACTGCCAAGATACCAGGTTGCTCTGTGCTTTGGGGAGGAATTTCCAGATCCACAGAGGCAGCGGAAACTAATTACAGCCCAT GTTGAACCAATGTTTGCCAGGCAGCTGTATTACTTTGCTCAACAAAACAGTGGACATCTTCTGAGAGGCTATGATTTGCCAGAACTTGTGACTAGTCCAGAGGATTATCACAGATCTATTCGCCATTCCTCTATTCAAGAATAA